From one Cynocephalus volans isolate mCynVol1 chromosome X, mCynVol1.pri, whole genome shotgun sequence genomic stretch:
- the LOC134368510 gene encoding heat shock transcription factor, X-linked member 3-like, translated as MDSQDTEDSETKLASSSGGEPAGRVLPDPNLDPREVSDSQCDQAVGQDADSQNDEQPADQNQRASSVEEDSDPRTLSFPRRLWKIVEDDAFESVRWDDDGHTVIIEEDLFQREILRRRGVDRIFETDSMKTFIRQMNRYGFSKIRTKASSVHSPGNKKNMLYRNRNFQRDQPGLLENIHRKGDLRNTALPATCAPTAKRKKLVPTRQSLRIQHINAKKEANSKPQWEAPNVQGPSKPQFSMFPGGTRSMSCVASHPLGNRSTEEPNDPSGERATSVNVSFDPRANAGMEVGGDPLPNLSLYPGNGLPMSLYNICYSTLMASLLEMPPSEPPNEEEQED; from the exons ATGGATAGTCAGGATACTGAAGACAGTGAAACCAAGCTCGCCTCATCTTCTGGTGGAGAGCCAGCAGGCAGGGTCCTACCTGATCCAAACCTGGATCCGAGGGAGGTATCAGACAGCCAATGTGACCAAGCTGTGGGACAAGATGCAGACTCCCAAAATGATGAACAACCAGCAGATCAAAACCAACGTGCGTCCAGTGTAGAAGAAGACAGTGACCCCAGAACACTCTCCTTCCCGAGGAGGCTCTGGAAGATTGTTGAGGATGACGCTTTCGAGTCTGTGCGCTGGGATGACGATGGACACACTGTGATCATAGAGGAAGACCTTTTCCAGAGGGAAATTCTTCGCCGGAGAGGTGTGGACAGGATTTTTGAAACAGACAGCATGAAAACCTTCATTCGCCAAATGAACCGCTATGGATTCAGCAAAATACGCACAAAAGCCTCTTCAGTTCATTCTCCGGGGAACAAGAAAAATAtg CTTTACAGGAACCGCAATTTTCAGAGAGACCAGCCTGGGCTCCTTGAGAACATTCATAGAAAAGGTGACCTCAGAAACACTGCTCTGCCAGCAACCTGTGCACCAACcgcaaagagaaagaagctggTACCTACGAGACAATCCCTACGAATCCAACACATTAATGCCAAGAAAGAAGCCAACAGCAAGCCCCAGTGGGAGGCCCCAAATGTTCAGGGTCCCAGTAAACCTCAATTCTCCATGTTCCCTGGGGGTACACGGTCTATGAGCTGTGTTGCTAGTCATCCCCTAGGAAATCGTTCCACTGAAGAGCCAAATGATCCAAGTGGGGAGAGGGCCACTTCTGTGAATGTTAGTTTTGACCCCAGGGCCAACGCTGGGATGGAAGTTGGAGGGGATCCACTCCCCAATCTCTCGCTTTACCCAGGCAATGGTCTCCCGATGTCTCTGTATAACATCTGTTATTCCACTCTGATGGCTTCCCTCTTAGAAATGCCTCCCAGTGAGCCGCCCaatgaggaggagcaggaggactgA